The stretch of DNA GCGTCCGTGCGGGGTGGCAGGTACGGGTAGGCGTAGATCTGGCCGTGCGGATGGGTGAGGGTGACGCCGATTTCCTTGCCCCGGTTCTCGAAGCAGAACACCTGCCGCACCCCGGGCAGTGCCGACAATTCGGCGGTGCGGTCGGCCCAGACGTCGACGACGGTGCGGACCCGGTCGACGCTCAGGGTGGCGAACGCGGCATCCGGGTCGCTGGTGAAGCACACGACCTCGCACCTGCCCGCGCCCGGTGCCAGCGGCCACAACGCTTCTCCGTCGACGCAGTCGGGGAGATCCTGCTCGGCGGCGGCCGTCGCCAGCGAGGGAAAACGGTTCTCGAACACCACCACGTCGTAGTCGTCGGCCGGAATCTCGGTGGGCGCCTTGCCCGGCCGGCTCGGGGCGAGTGGCGACGCGTCCGGCGGCGGAAGGAACGTGCGGTCCATCCGCTGGGCGGCGATGACCACCCATTCCCCGGTGAGTACGTCGAAGCGCATCTGCGACTGCGACACCGCCGGCGGCAGCGGGCGGGAATCCACCAGTTCGCGGGTGGCGCCGCCCGACACGTACGGCTCGGAGTCGTCGAAGTAGATGAGTTCGCGGCCGTCCGCGAGGGTGGTCCGGGTCTTGCGCATCCGGACCCGCGCGGGGGCTTCCCGCGCATCCTGTTCGTCACGCACGGTCATCGGTGGATCCTTCCAAGTTTTCCCGTGTCACTACGAGGTCGCCGACGTGATCGGCGAGAGATTCCTGGGCGGCGCGCTCGAGCCCGGCGTCGGTGATGAGGATGTCGACGTCGGACAGGGGGATCGTGTTGGCCAGCGCGGTCACACCCCACTTCGTGTGGTCGGCGAGCACCACGACCCGGCGCGAAGACGCGACGAGCGCCTGATTGGTCTGGGCTTCCATCAGATTGGGGCAGGTCAGCCCCGAGTCGATCCCCATGCCGTGCGTGCCGAGGAACAGCATGTCCACGTGGATCCCGCGCAGGGCGGCGACCGTGAGCGGCCCGACGAGGGCGAACGACGGGGTGCGCTGACCGCCGGTGAGGAGGATGGTCTGGTCGTCGCGGCCACCCTCGTGGAACGCGTCGGCGACGGGCAGCGAATTGGTGACGACGGTGATGTCGGGAACGTCGAGCAGTTCGCGGGCCAGGGCGTGCGTGGTGGTGCCGCCGGAAATGCCCACCGACGTGCCCGGACGCACCAGCCGGGCGGCGGCACGGGCGATGGCCCGCTTGGCCTCGCGGTCGAGTTCGGACTTCGCCGAGAATCCCGGTTCGTGGACACTCGCCGACCGCGGCAATGTGACCCCGCCGTGCACCCGCTCGACCAGACCCTGCTCGACGAGTTCGTTGATGTCGCGCCGGATGGTCATGTCGGAGACCCCGAGCGTCGCACCGAGGTCGACCACTTTCACCGCACCGTGGGCGGTGACCTCGTCGAGGATCACCTGCTGGCGCTGCCGAGCGAGCATCATGCGTCCGCCTTCCGGGTCGGGGCGCCGGTGCCGGCGCCGTCTTCGCGAATCACAGCACAGTTGCCCGGTTCCAGCGTGAGGGGTCCGTCGACGACCCGTTCGGTGACGAGGTCGGTGCCGGACACGTCGACGGTCACCTTCTCGTTCGTATGGTTGAGGACGAACAGCCACGACCCGTGCTCGCCCCGCCTGCGGACGATCTCGACGTCGGAGTGCTGCCCGGTGTGCAGTGCGAGACCGGCTGCGGAGCAAATCGATTCGGCGATTCTCTCCAGTCCGCGCGGGTCGGGGACGGTCGCGAGATACCAGGCGGCGCCGTCGCCGACGGAGCGCCGGGTGACGGCGGGCACGCCCTGCAGGTGTCCCTCGGCGTGGCGGGCGAGGACGTCCACGTCCTCGGACACCGTGAGGTACTCGGTCCAGGTGCGGGCCGAGGTGCCGTCGTCGAGGGCGGCGGTCTCGTCGGCGCCGAGCGGGAAGAACTCCTCGACGCGGACGCCGAGCAGGTCTCGGAACGCACCCGGGTAGCCGCCGAGCCGGACGTGGTCGTCACGGTCCGCGATCCCGGAGAATGCGGTGACGAGCACCTGGGCGCCTGCGCGGGCGGCTGCCTCGATGCGCGCGGCGTCCCCGTCGCTGCACAGATACATCGCGGGCACCACCAGCACCGAGTAGCGGTCGAGGTCGGCGTCCGGGGGGACGACGTCGCAGGTCACTCCGGCGAATGCGCGGTGCATCTGCTCGGCGATCGTCATCGGCTGCATCAGCCGCGACGGGTGGCCGTCCTGCTCGCACGCCCACTGCGACTCCCAGTCGAACAGCACCCCCACCGGCGCCTCGACGCGACTGCCGGCCACCGGTTCGAGGCGGCGCAGCACGGCGCCGAGTTGGACGACTTCCCGCCACCGGGCGGAGTCGGGGCCCGCGTGCGGAACCAGGGCCGAGTGGAACTTCTCGGCGCCGGCCTGCGAGGCGCGGAATTGGAAGAAGGCGATGCCGTCCGCTCCGCGGGCGACGTGGGCGAGGGAGTTGCGCAGCATCTCGCCGGGTGCCTTCGCCCGGTTGACCGGCTGCCAGTTGACGGCGCTCGTCGAATGTTCCATCAGCAGCCACGGCCGTGAGTCGGCGATGCCGCGGGTCAGGTCGGCGGAGAACGACAGCCGGTGGTGGGCGGCGCCGTCGCCCGCCGCGGGCCCCACCAGGTAGTGGTCGGTCGACACCAGATCCTGCTCGGGCGCCCACTGTGCATAGTTCATGTCGCCGGCGAGCGACTGCGGCGAGCCCATGCCCACCATGAAATTCGTCGTGACCGGCACGTCGGGGGTGATACGCCGCAACACTTCCCGCTCGGCGAGGTACTGATCGAGCAGGGCGTCCGAGCAGAACCGGCGCCAGTCCAGAAGATGCGTGGGATTGCCGAAGGTCGTGCTCGCGGACGGTGGCACCACCTCGTCCCAGTCGCCGTAGTGCTGGCTCCAGAACGTCGTGCCCCACGCCCGGTTGAGTTCGGTGAGGTCGCCGTAGCGCCGCTGCAGCCACCGCCGGAACGCCCGCGCGCTGTCGGGGGAGTGGCAGCGCGAGTTGTGGCACCCGAGTTCGTTCGACACGTGCCAGAGCGCGAGCGCCGGGTGGTCGCCGTAGCGGGTGGCCATCTTCTCGACGAGGACGAGGGAGTGCTCGCGGTAGATCGGCGAACTGGGGCTCCACGTCTGCCTGCTGCCGATCTCGTACCGGTAGCCGCGCTCGTCCACGGGCCGGATCTCGGGATGCGCGGCCGTGAGCCACGGTGGCGGGGACGCGGTGGCGGTGGCCAGGTCGACGCGGACGCCACCGCCGTCCAGGAGGTCGAGGACGCGGTCGAGCCAGCCGAAGTCCCAGGTGGAGGGGGTGGGCTGCAGCCGCGCCCAGGAGAACACGCCGACGGTCGCGAAGTCGACGCCCGCCTCGCGCATGAGTTCGACGTCGCGCTGCCAGACCTCTTCCGGCCACTGCTCGGGGTTGTAGTCCCCGCCGAAGGAAATGCCCCGGGTCGGCCACCTCAGGTGCCGCCCGCCGGAGTCGCTCGCTGTGTGCATGCTCACAATCTGTCGGATCCCCGCTCAAAAGTCAACATGAATGAACATTTATGCACTTCCGCAGGTGAAAGCGCTCTGATGCAGTTGACAATGCGCGCTGGGGCGTGATTTTGTAACGTGCATCACGTCAGGGCGTGAGACGACATCACCGCGATGTGATCGAAGTTGTTCGATTTCGATCAGGTGGTGAGCGACTCCGCCCACCCGGTACTCAATCGAAAAGGGCACCATGAACCGAAACGCGCTGCCGCACACGTGGCAACCCTCCCGGCGCACCTTTCTCAAGGCCGCGCTCGGCGCCGCGGGCGCCCTGTCGACGGCGGGCCTGCTGTCCGGCTGCACGGGCGGTGTCGATCCCCATGTGATCACCCTCGGATCGCGGCTGTCGGACAAGAACGCGAAACTCGGCGTCAAGGACGTCGTCGGGATGTTCCAGCAGCAGACCGGGGGCACCGTACGGATCAACTCCGTCGACTCCACGTCGTTCCAGGAGAATGTCAACAACTACCTGCAGGGCACCCCGGACGACGTCTTCACCTGGATGTCGGGATACCGCATGAAGTACTTCGCGGACAAGGGCCTCGTCGACGACGTCAGCTCGGTGTGGCAACCGCACGGAGGTGGTTTCAGCGACAGCTTCCGTGAGGCGTCCACCGGAACCGACGGCAGGCAGTACCTGATCCCGTTCTTCTACTACCCGTGGGCCGTGTTCTACCGTCCCAGCCTCTGGCGGGAGCGCGGTTACGCGCCGCCGAAGACGTTCGACGACTGGGTGGCCCTGTCGAAGCGCATGCAGGCCGACGGGCTCACCCCGATCGGGTTCGGGGTCCGCGACGGCTGGTCGCCGTTCGGCACGTTCGACTACCTCGATCTGCGCCTCAACGGAGTCGACTTCCACCGCTCGCTCCTGGCCGGCGACGTGAGCTGGACCGACAACCGCGTCCGGTCGGTGTTCGACACCTGGCGCGAGATCCTCCCGTTCCACCAGCCGCAGCCGCTGGGCCGCAAGATGTCCGAGGCGCAGCAGGCCCTCCTCAACAAGGAAGTCGGGATGCTGGTGGCCGGCATGTTCGTCGCACAGAGCTTCCCCGCGGGACCGGACCGGGACGACCTGGACTTCTTCCCGTTTCCTGAAATCGACTCCGCCGTCGGCTCTTCGGCGGTCGAGGCACCCATGGACGGCTTCATGATGCGCAAGGACCCGCGGAACCTCGCCGGGGCGCAGCAGTTCCTCTCCTTCCTCACGAGCGCCGACGCCGCCGTCGCCTACGCGAAGCAGGACCCCCAGGCCATCCCGGCGCACCGCGACGCGGACCTGTCGGGTTTCCCTCCGCTCGTGCAGAAGTCGGCCGCTCTCGTGCAGGGCGCGGGCTCCATCACCCAGTTCCTCGACCGTGACACCCGGCCCGATTTCGCGTCCGTCGTGATGATTCCGGCGATGCAGCAGTTCCTGGGGAACCCGAACGACGTGGACGGCCTGGTCCGCAGCATCGAGCGACAGAAGGCGGCGGTGTTCGGCCAATGAACGCACACGAGAAGACAACGACCATCCCCGCCGTCCCGACAGGTCAGGTGAATTCATGACCAGCACAGTTCCTCCCCAGACCGGAACCGAGACCCGGACCCCGGCGCCGAAGATCCGGCGCAGCCGGAGCGACCGGTGGACCATCGCCGTGATGCTCGGGCTGCCCGCCGCGATCGTGATGGGGCTGGTGTGGATTCCCACCGTGTTCACGGTGATCCTGTCGTTCGCCCGCTGGGACGGCATCGGCGGCACGTCCACCATCGAGTGGATCGGAACGCAGAACTACGTCGACGCCGTCCAGGCGTACCCGCCGTTCCAGCAGGCCCTCCACAACAATGTCCTGTGGCTCGCGTTCCTGTTCGTCTTCCCGACGATCCTCGGCATCTTCCTCGCCGTGCTGCTCGACCGGGGACTGAAGGGAAGCCGGCTGTACCAGAGCATCTTCTACATCCCCGTGGTGCTGTCGATGGCACTGGTCGGGTTCGTGTGGCAGCTGATCTACTCCACCGACGGCGGGGTGCTCAACACCATCCTCGGCACGGACGTCGACTGGCTCGGCAACCCGGACGTCAACATCTGGGCCGTCATGGTCGCTGCGAGCTGGCGGCACACCGGGTACATCATGCTGCTGTACTTGGCGGGCCTCAAGGCCATCGACCCGTCGGTGCGCGAAGCCGCGCTCATGGACGGTGCCGGGCCGGTCCGCACGTTCTTCCGGATCGTGTTCCCCCTGATGAAACCCACCAACCTGCTGATCATCGTCATCACCGTCATCGAGGCCCTGCGCGCCTTCGACCTCGTGTGGGTGATCAACAAGGGCCGCAACGGACTCGAACTGATCTCCGCCCTCGTCACCGCCAACGTCGTCGGTGAAGCGGGCCGGGTCGGTTTCGGTTCGGCCCTGGCGACGATCATGCTCGTGATCTCGCTGGTGTTCATTGCCCTCTATCTCTGGATCGTGATGCGGAGCGACGACTGATGACCATGACGACACCCCTCGCCGACCACAGCGCGCCCGTCCACCGGAACGGGCCCCGCAACAAGGCCGCGGTGGCCAACCGGCGCCGGCTGAGTACCGCGCACGCGGCGATGTACCTCCTGCTCACGGCCCTGGCGTTGCTGTGGATCTTCCCGCTGCTGTGGGCCCTGTACAACTCGTTCCGCGACTACGACTACGTCCTCACGCACGGCTATCTGTCGGTCGGCGGCTTCACGCTCAGCAATTACACCGAGTCGTGGGAGGTCGGCGGAATTCCGCACTACTTCCTCAACTCGATGCTCATCACCATCCCGGCGGTGCTGCTGATCCTGTTCATCGGGTCGATGGCCGCGTTCGTGCTGGCCCGGTTCCCGTGGAAGTTCAACGTGATCATGCTGGCGGTGTTCATCGCGGGCAATCTGCTGCCGCAACAGACACTGCTGACGCCGCTGTTCCGGCTGTACAACGCAATACCGTTGCCGTACTGGATGAGTTCGTCGGGTTCGCTGTACGACAGCTACTGGGGTCTGATCCTGGTGCACGTCGCGTTCCAGACCGGATTCTGCGTGTTCGTGCTCAGCAATTACATGAAGACGGTTCCCCCCGAACTGCTCGAGGCGGCAACGGTAGACGGGGCCGGACTGTTCCGCCAGTACTGGCAGGTGGTGCTCCCGCTGTGCCGTCCGGCGCTGGCCGCACTCGCGACCCTCATGATCACCTGGATTTACAACGACTTCTTCTGGGCCCTCGCCCTGATGGTCAGCGGCGACAAGCTGCCCGTCACCACCGCGCTGCAGAACCTGCAGGGCAGCTTCTTCACCGACACCAACCTGCTCGCCGCCGGATCGGTGCTCGTCGCGTTACCGACAGTGCTCGTATTCGTCGCGCTGCAGCGGCATTTCGTTTCCGGACTCACGATGGGAGCCAACAAGTGAGTGCTATCGCCTCACCGCACAGTTACGTTCATCTGACCTCGGCGGGTGTGTCCGTTGTCCTCGATGTCACCGACGGCAGGTTGCCGGCGATCGTCCACTGGGGGGCGGCGCTCGGTGAGCTGACCGTTGCCGACGTCGAGGCTCTGGCGCAGGCGAACATCGAGCCCCTCGCGGGCAACGTGGTCGACCTCCCGGTGCGGCTGGCCGTCCTCCCCGAACACCACACGGGGTGGGTGGGCAAGCCCGGCATCGCCGGTCACCGCGACGCCGCCGACTGGTCGCCGCTGTTCACGACCGCCACACTCACGGTCGGCGGGGCCGAGCACCGGCCCTCACCGGACCCCGAACTCGTCTCGGCCGGTGCGGGCACCGTCCGGGTCACCGCGCGCGACGCCGTCGCCGACCTCGGTCTCGTCCTCGACATCGAGTTGCTGCCGAGTGGCCTCCTGCGGGCGCGAGCCGAGGTCACCAACACGGGGAATTCGTTCTACGTCCTCGACGATCTCCAGCTCGCGTTCCCGGTGCCGCCGCAGGCCCGGGAGATCCTCGACTTCGCCGGCCGGTGGGGGAAGGAACGCGTCCCGCAGCGCAGCGAACTCACGGTCGGGATCCACGAGCGCGAAGGTCGGAAGGGTCGCACCGGTCCGGACGCCGCGACGGTGCTGTCCGTCGGCGTGCCCGGTTTCGGGTTCGCGCGCGGCGAGGTATGGGGCACCCACGTCGCATTCAGCGGCAACCATCGCCACTACGCCGAACGGCTCTTCACCGGATTCCAGGTGGTCGGCGGCGGCGAACTGCTCCTGCCCGGCGAGGTCCGGCTGGCGGACGGGGAGAGCTACGAAACGCCCTGGATCTACGGCGCGTACGGCGACGGGCTCGACGCCCAGGCGCACCGCTTCCACGACTACCTCCGGTCGCGGCCCACGCACCCACGGCGTGCGCGCCCGGTGACGATCAACGTGTGGGAGGCCGTCTACTTCGACCACGACCTGGCCCGGTTGACGGACCTGGCGGATCGAGCGGCGAAGCTCGGCGTCGAGCGGTACGTGCTCGACGACGGCTGGTTCCGGCACCGGCGCAACGACCTGGCGGGGCTGGGGGACTGGCACGTCGACGAGACGGTGTGGCCGGACGGACTGCACCCGATCATCGATCACGTGCGTTCGCTCGGCATGGAATTCGGCCTGTGGTTCGAACCGGAGATGATCAACCTCGATTCCGATCTCGCGCGGGAACATCCCGAATGGGTCATGGCGACCGGCGGGCGGACGCCGGTGCCGTCCCGGAACCAGCAGGTGCTCAATCTGGGGATCCCCGAGGCGTACGACCACATCCTGGAGCGGATGTCCGCGATTCTCGCCGAATACGACATCGCGTACATCAAGTGGGACCACAACCGCGACCTGATCGACGCAGGCACCGCCCCGCACGGGCGTGCCGGGGTCCACGACCAGACGCTCGCGACCTACCGGCTGATGGACGAGTTGAAGCGCCGCTTCCCCGGACTGGAGATCGAATCCTGCTCGTCGGGTGGCGCGCGGGTAGACCTCGGCATCCTCGAACGCACCGACCGCGTGTGGGTGTCGGACTGCATCGATCCGCTCGAACGCCAGCAGATGAATCGGTGGACGATGCAACTGCTTCCGCCCGAACTGCTCGGCTCACACATCGCGTCCGGGACCTCCCATACGACGGGCAGGTATCACCGACTGTCGTTCCGGGCGGGCACGGCGCTGTACGGGCACCTGGGGATCGAGTGGGATCTGGCCACCGCCACCGACGACGAGAACGCGGAACTCGCCGTGTGGATCGACCTGCACAAGCGGCACCGCGAACTCCTGCACACCGGAAAGATGGTGCGCGCCGACGAGATCGACCCCACCCTGCAGGTCTATGGCGCTGTCGCGGACGACCGGTCGGAGGCGCTGTTCTTCCTCGCCTACCTCGGACGGTCCGAGGTGTCCCCGCGGGGCCGGTTCACCCTGCCCGGCCTCGACCCCGACCGGCGGTACCGGGTGCGGCCCGTCTTCGCGGGTGAACCGGACGAGGGCCTGAAACCGCCCGCGTGGTTCAACGTGCCGCCGCAGGGTCAGCCGACCGTCACCACGCCGCCCGGCGGCGGACGCGCCGACGGACTGTCCGCGGGCAGCGAGGTTTCCGGCGTCGCGATGACGGGCCGGGCCCTCGAAGTCGCGGGTCTGCAGACGCCCGCGTCCTTCCCCGACGACGTGATCGTGCTGTCCGTGACTGAGGAGGCATAGCCGAACGCCGAGACGAGAACGCCTCACCGGAACCCGGTGAGGCGTTCTCGTCTGTTCATCGGGTGGGTCAGAACTCCATGCCCGCGTCGGCGCCCATCGTCATGGTCGTGTTTCCGCCGTCGAGGGATTCCCGGATGATGTCGGCGTGGCCGGAGTGGTGGCCGGTCTCCCGAATGATGTGGAGCAGGGTGCGGCGGATCGTCCACCACTGCCGCTCGGGCGCCCAGGGTGCGGTGGGCAGGGGGATCAGCACGTCGAGGTCGTCGAGACCGGCCACGGCGGTCTCCGTCGCGCGGGCCACCTCGGCGTACTCGGCGAGCAGTCCGTCGAGGGTTTCGTCTTCGCGCATGTAGTACTTCTCCATCGCCCATTCCATGTCGAACTCCGCGTTCTCGTCGGGTTCGAGAATGGTTTCGACCCAGTGCTTTTCCGTGTGCAGGACGTGCTTGATCAGTCCGCCGAGCGTCAGGTCGCTGACGGTCGAGCGCTGCCGTGCCTGTTCGTCGTCGATGCCGCGGACGGTGATCAGCAGGGTGGCTCGCTGCTCCTGCAGGATCTGGAGGAGGTCGGCGCGCTCACCGGTGGCCGGGGACTTCTGCGAAGTGGTCATGAGAAGAACGATAGAAGCGATTGAGGTCAGAAACGGTCCTCATTAGGAAGGCCTTCTCAGGTTTCTCTCGGGGTCCGAGTTGGGTGCCTTCCTGGATGTGCGGAAAGTGCCCGGCGAGAAGGATTCTCGGTATGGAACTTCCCTTCCCGGCGCCGGTACCCGGCCGCTCCCCGGAACACTTTTCACGCGCCTCGATCTGGGTACCCCTCGGTGACGCGCCACGAAGTCGTGGAGCGCGGCTCTGCAGTGGCAAGGGAAGTGTCCTTCTCCGTCCGCTCAGCCCACCGATGAAAGGAATCATCATGATCCGCACGACGATGACCGCACTGGCAGCCGTGGCTCTCGTGTTCGGTGCCGCGTCCGTGACCCAGACCGCCGCGGCGCACCCGGCCTGCAACTCCTCCTACGAGGGCACCACCAACGACGAGTACGACCCGGACCCCGACGTCACGGGGACGACCAACGACGAATACGACCCCGACCCCGAATACTCCGGCACATCTAATCGCGAATACGACCCGGACCCGGAATTCCACGGCAGCACCGCGCCGTGCGAGGTGTGAGTGCGATCGGTGACTCCGGTCAGCGACTCGGGCGCAGCCACGGCGACACACCGGGAGCGAACAGGGCGAGCACTCCCACCGCGACGAGGGCGCTGTAGGCGAGCGGCGCCCACTGCAGCACTCCGGCGGTCGCGTCCCCGGCGTCGGACAGCAGGGTCCAGAGGCCGACCCCGCCTGCGGCGCTGAGGACACCGACGACGGCGAGGGTGATCCGCCCCGCCGTCTTCCGGGCGCGCAGCAGTTGTATGCCCAGCAGTCCGAGGAGGATCAGCACGACCGCGATGGCGCCACTGCCGATCAGCGTCAGGTTCACCGTGTCGGTGATGTCCGTCGCGGAGTCCCCGGGATTGTCCGCGGCTACCGACGCCTCGAGGGCGTCGCGGACGGCGCCGAGGTCGAGGGCGATGGCCCCCGCGATGCCGGCGAGAACGACGAACGACCCCACCCAGGCGGACAGCGACACGGCGACGGCCTTCGGGGTGGCGTCGGTGGGGGCGGCGCGAAGCGGGGTGACCGCGAACTCCGGGCGCGGCGGTACGGGTCGCGGCGGTGCCGGCCGGCGTGGCGGCTGTTCGGGTGTC from Rhodococcus opacus B4 encodes:
- the galT gene encoding galactose-1-phosphate uridylyltransferase, giving the protein MTVRDEQDAREAPARVRMRKTRTTLADGRELIYFDDSEPYVSGGATRELVDSRPLPPAVSQSQMRFDVLTGEWVVIAAQRMDRTFLPPPDASPLAPSRPGKAPTEIPADDYDVVVFENRFPSLATAAAEQDLPDCVDGEALWPLAPGAGRCEVVCFTSDPDAAFATLSVDRVRTVVDVWADRTAELSALPGVRQVFCFENRGKEIGVTLTHPHGQIYAYPYLPPRTDALIRRSREHFESTGRLLLADVLDAETRSGRRVVLAGEHWTAYVPAASRWPLEVHLAPHRDVRDLTELTDNERDELAEVYLELLRRVDRFFDGVDAVPYIAAWHQAPVGEDRPLGRLHLQLFSMMRSPGRMKYLAGSESGMGAWVNDTTPERIADRLREVAS
- a CDS encoding DeoR/GlpR family DNA-binding transcription regulator encodes the protein MMLARQRQQVILDEVTAHGAVKVVDLGATLGVSDMTIRRDINELVEQGLVERVHGGVTLPRSASVHEPGFSAKSELDREAKRAIARAAARLVRPGTSVGISGGTTTHALARELLDVPDITVVTNSLPVADAFHEGGRDDQTILLTGGQRTPSFALVGPLTVAALRGIHVDMLFLGTHGMGIDSGLTCPNLMEAQTNQALVASSRRVVVLADHTKWGVTALANTIPLSDVDILITDAGLERAAQESLADHVGDLVVTRENLEGSTDDRA
- a CDS encoding beta-galactosidase; its protein translation is MHTASDSGGRHLRWPTRGISFGGDYNPEQWPEEVWQRDVELMREAGVDFATVGVFSWARLQPTPSTWDFGWLDRVLDLLDGGGVRVDLATATASPPPWLTAAHPEIRPVDERGYRYEIGSRQTWSPSSPIYREHSLVLVEKMATRYGDHPALALWHVSNELGCHNSRCHSPDSARAFRRWLQRRYGDLTELNRAWGTTFWSQHYGDWDEVVPPSASTTFGNPTHLLDWRRFCSDALLDQYLAEREVLRRITPDVPVTTNFMVGMGSPQSLAGDMNYAQWAPEQDLVSTDHYLVGPAAGDGAAHHRLSFSADLTRGIADSRPWLLMEHSTSAVNWQPVNRAKAPGEMLRNSLAHVARGADGIAFFQFRASQAGAEKFHSALVPHAGPDSARWREVVQLGAVLRRLEPVAGSRVEAPVGVLFDWESQWACEQDGHPSRLMQPMTIAEQMHRAFAGVTCDVVPPDADLDRYSVLVVPAMYLCSDGDAARIEAAARAGAQVLVTAFSGIADRDDHVRLGGYPGAFRDLLGVRVEEFFPLGADETAALDDGTSARTWTEYLTVSEDVDVLARHAEGHLQGVPAVTRRSVGDGAAWYLATVPDPRGLERIAESICSAAGLALHTGQHSDVEIVRRRGEHGSWLFVLNHTNEKVTVDVSGTDLVTERVVDGPLTLEPGNCAVIREDGAGTGAPTRKADA
- a CDS encoding ABC transporter substrate-binding protein; the encoded protein is MNRNALPHTWQPSRRTFLKAALGAAGALSTAGLLSGCTGGVDPHVITLGSRLSDKNAKLGVKDVVGMFQQQTGGTVRINSVDSTSFQENVNNYLQGTPDDVFTWMSGYRMKYFADKGLVDDVSSVWQPHGGGFSDSFREASTGTDGRQYLIPFFYYPWAVFYRPSLWRERGYAPPKTFDDWVALSKRMQADGLTPIGFGVRDGWSPFGTFDYLDLRLNGVDFHRSLLAGDVSWTDNRVRSVFDTWREILPFHQPQPLGRKMSEAQQALLNKEVGMLVAGMFVAQSFPAGPDRDDLDFFPFPEIDSAVGSSAVEAPMDGFMMRKDPRNLAGAQQFLSFLTSADAAVAYAKQDPQAIPAHRDADLSGFPPLVQKSAALVQGAGSITQFLDRDTRPDFASVVMIPAMQQFLGNPNDVDGLVRSIERQKAAVFGQ
- a CDS encoding carbohydrate ABC transporter permease, with the translated sequence MTSTVPPQTGTETRTPAPKIRRSRSDRWTIAVMLGLPAAIVMGLVWIPTVFTVILSFARWDGIGGTSTIEWIGTQNYVDAVQAYPPFQQALHNNVLWLAFLFVFPTILGIFLAVLLDRGLKGSRLYQSIFYIPVVLSMALVGFVWQLIYSTDGGVLNTILGTDVDWLGNPDVNIWAVMVAASWRHTGYIMLLYLAGLKAIDPSVREAALMDGAGPVRTFFRIVFPLMKPTNLLIIVITVIEALRAFDLVWVINKGRNGLELISALVTANVVGEAGRVGFGSALATIMLVISLVFIALYLWIVMRSDD
- a CDS encoding carbohydrate ABC transporter permease — its product is MTMTTPLADHSAPVHRNGPRNKAAVANRRRLSTAHAAMYLLLTALALLWIFPLLWALYNSFRDYDYVLTHGYLSVGGFTLSNYTESWEVGGIPHYFLNSMLITIPAVLLILFIGSMAAFVLARFPWKFNVIMLAVFIAGNLLPQQTLLTPLFRLYNAIPLPYWMSSSGSLYDSYWGLILVHVAFQTGFCVFVLSNYMKTVPPELLEAATVDGAGLFRQYWQVVLPLCRPALAALATLMITWIYNDFFWALALMVSGDKLPVTTALQNLQGSFFTDTNLLAAGSVLVALPTVLVFVALQRHFVSGLTMGANK
- a CDS encoding alpha-galactosidase, giving the protein MSAIASPHSYVHLTSAGVSVVLDVTDGRLPAIVHWGAALGELTVADVEALAQANIEPLAGNVVDLPVRLAVLPEHHTGWVGKPGIAGHRDAADWSPLFTTATLTVGGAEHRPSPDPELVSAGAGTVRVTARDAVADLGLVLDIELLPSGLLRARAEVTNTGNSFYVLDDLQLAFPVPPQAREILDFAGRWGKERVPQRSELTVGIHEREGRKGRTGPDAATVLSVGVPGFGFARGEVWGTHVAFSGNHRHYAERLFTGFQVVGGGELLLPGEVRLADGESYETPWIYGAYGDGLDAQAHRFHDYLRSRPTHPRRARPVTINVWEAVYFDHDLARLTDLADRAAKLGVERYVLDDGWFRHRRNDLAGLGDWHVDETVWPDGLHPIIDHVRSLGMEFGLWFEPEMINLDSDLAREHPEWVMATGGRTPVPSRNQQVLNLGIPEAYDHILERMSAILAEYDIAYIKWDHNRDLIDAGTAPHGRAGVHDQTLATYRLMDELKRRFPGLEIESCSSGGARVDLGILERTDRVWVSDCIDPLERQQMNRWTMQLLPPELLGSHIASGTSHTTGRYHRLSFRAGTALYGHLGIEWDLATATDDENAELAVWIDLHKRHRELLHTGKMVRADEIDPTLQVYGAVADDRSEALFFLAYLGRSEVSPRGRFTLPGLDPDRRYRVRPVFAGEPDEGLKPPAWFNVPPQGQPTVTTPPGGGRADGLSAGSEVSGVAMTGRALEVAGLQTPASFPDDVIVLSVTEEA
- a CDS encoding DinB family protein, with the protein product MTTSQKSPATGERADLLQILQEQRATLLITVRGIDDEQARQRSTVSDLTLGGLIKHVLHTEKHWVETILEPDENAEFDMEWAMEKYYMREDETLDGLLAEYAEVARATETAVAGLDDLDVLIPLPTAPWAPERQWWTIRRTLLHIIRETGHHSGHADIIRESLDGGNTTMTMGADAGMEF